From the Trifolium pratense cultivar HEN17-A07 linkage group LG4, ARS_RC_1.1, whole genome shotgun sequence genome, the window taCTCATTAATTTATGCATCCTTTTAAGGATGCCACACTATAATTATTTGAGTCAAAAGACTAtggaaaataaataatgtttttccaaatataataaaaataaactttgaaaaaaaatgtaaatatgtttattttgtgaGAATACTTCTttgattttactttttattagaATATACTATGTTTATTTAAAGTAAGTCGGTGCAATAAGAAAAGATAAaatgcttcttcaaaaaaaagaagataaaatgttaactgtttttatttaataaaaaattaacaaaaataactCTTTTGGTACTTACAcataatttctataaaaaatgtagagacaagaaaataaaaaatgaagatatGATTATGTATTTAGTCGgtagatctttttttttttatataatacaaatttttaataCAACTAAATAACTTAATTTATTCTAGAGTATTTAAACGAGATGGTAAGAGGTTTGTTTTTAGTTTAACAAGATATTCCATAGAGGATAATGGTCGAGGAAAATTCAGTTTTTCTTTTGGCGAAGAATATTTAAAATCATAATATTCATGCAATAACGTTAAAATTTATGAGAAATTTTTTTGCAGCGAATATAATTCTTCTTAGCTCAAGATTTAAGAcgtttattaacaaaaaaaatactaaccaTAAAATACTAACTACAAAATGAACAaccaattaataaaaaatagttatacCTTCATATATAGATCCATGTCTACTATAAGAATTTACAAACatacaacaaaagaaaataaaataacaaaaataaaaataaaataaataaaaaaagtaatattgatCATCAATTACTAATTTCTacagtattaattaattacaccCTTTCACAAACTAGCTGTAGTTCTTCACATACCTTTCCCCTGCaaccaaaaaaatacaaaggTTGTGTGGGAAAGTACACttgtatttttcttcttttatcttttttttttttcatatttttcttagtAACAAATCAACATGCTGCAGAAGAATTTGTAAAGGGGTTATAAAAGTGAGGCTTAGGAGCCATTGAGAAATTGTTCTTATTGGAAGAACCACCGTTAACACCgccgccaccaccaccacctagTCTCTCACAAGAAGGACACATACTAAGAGTAGCAGCTGGCATAGGCATATACAAAGGTTGTGCTAATTTTAGTGCCTTCAATTCTTGCACCTCTTTTTGTAGTCTCCTATTTTCATCTGTTAATGTTTCACAACATTTCTTTAGGAACTCACAATCTACCTCTGTTTGCTTCAGCTTTGTCCTgttaaacccaaaaaatcaaaccaaaaaaatcttaatataacatatttttgatatatatttttcaacatGAAATTTTTGTCTACACATAGTTTTTTTTGAATACATGAatgattaaatttaatttcaattaaatttaattaatcttGGCCACCCATTTATAATTGTTTGTACTAACTACTATGTAGTAGTTGGTGATGTATGATATTTATGTGATACCCATAATTAATATGAAGATAATATTTCATTGGCTATAGTACTTtttggttatgcagataattttaaatcaattgcaAATATAACAGTTTTTTGAGATCTCTGCAACAACGGTATCACAACTGTAATTGTGGTCGCAGTTGTCGgcaaaataaagaaatttgCTGATAGTCACAACTACGACCACAATTTAAAAACTATAGGTATGTATGTATTTACGTACCTAGCTCTTCGGTTCTGGAACCAAACTTCAACTTGTCGGGGTGTTAGATTTAACTCTCTGGCTAAAGCTTGTTTTTGTTTCTgtaaatccataaaaaaaaattaataaattgaagGTATGCATGAAATTCTACAATAAGAGAGAGATTATGAATTATAATTACAGGATTAAGAGTGCTGTGTTGTTTGAAACTTTCTTCAAGCATAGCAGATTGATCTTTGGTAAGTCTAAGCTTTTTTCTAGCTGCAGTGGcaccatcttcatcttcatcactaATTCTTGAAGAAACTCTCTCTATTTCAGTTGTTTCCATTTCTAATTCACTACTaacatctctttctctcttcactCTTCCACTAGAGAAGGAAGCTGAAACAACGCTATGATGAGGTGAATTTGTTTGTGTTGAAAAATCAAGAGGTTCTTCATAGTAACTTTTAGTGGATAAACCCAACGTTAAAGATGGTTCTGTTTCATAGTTATTGTTGTTACTTGATGAATATGGTTTTGTAACAACGTTGTTGGATGATGGTGGTGTGTCTTGTTTGGTAAGAGTGAGAGCTAAGCCTAGAATAAGTTGAAGGCTTGGATTGTTACTTGCATCTTGGTTATTTAGACCCAttaagagagaaagagagagagagagagagagagagagagagagagagatttgtgTTTTGTGGTATGAAAGGAAGAGAAGAGAGGTATGAGGGGAAGAGTGGGATGATTAGATGATGGTGTGGTTATATAAAGTTTTGTGGGAGTAAATTGGGGGAAAGAGAATGAATGAGACTTTTTGTGGGGTATTTGGGTGGGTGGTTGGGTGGGTGTGGATATGATTATTAGGACTATTATTATCAATAATCAAAGGGTGGAATGAGTACATAAACTAAGAAATTCTTGAGTAAAAGATTGGTCCAAATAGTAGTACAAGATTTTGAACTCAAGTGATCAGTTGTTCGATTACTGACTTTTGCatatagaaaaaatttaattgaaaggAAAGAACAAATTTTGTGTGTCAATCAGAAATTAGTCATTAATAAACGACGGTAAAAAATTTTgtaactaaaaaataagggtcttgctaacgagtgcccccggagcactctttaagcattccatttaaagaaactttttattcaaaaagttaaacactacaatttccaatgcgttgactttacgcattccgataaaaattctataaaaaacttactatttaagggcttaaagagtgccccggggcactatttagcattaaCAAAggtaataattatatatatttaaatatgagTACTTCCTCCGACCTTAGCAAATTtctactttttaggttcatgcaattattaatgtatttgattcatattatagatcagatatattttaattgaatatgAAATTGGGGAGTATATATAAAGGGCGCAAATAATAACTGATATGAATCAATTGATCTCGATCCAACGATCACTGAATAAATGTGTGGAAAAAAATCTTTGACTCAAGTTGCCCCTAGCACAAGACACAATGAGAAACAATTCCAACCTTAATTAAGATGTTTATGAGAGTAGGTAGGCTATGGGGCATAGGTGCATTTGAAATTATGTCAAAGAATAgttgaaaatatgaaatttcCCTCTCAACAATACTCAAAGATAGGTTGACCATTGAGTCCACAGTGTTACTTCCATTATAATAAGAGACATAGTTGGATAATCTTTCTCTCTTGGTCGGGTGCTAATATAGAATTAATGTTAAGCACTCCACATGGTGTAGTATAGTATAGTGCATAACACACCAAGACGGTGGGTGATTTGATTCACATTCGTACTAAATCTATGAATAGAAATCAATcatcatttaaaataaaaaaacacttatAATTCTTTTATATATCCTATATATGCTTCCTTGCGTAATGCGTTTGTGTAGTAGTTTCACTTTACATATTATTGTCCCAATTATTGGCCCTTTTTTGGTCATGCTTTACTCTTTTcacagaatttttattttgttaaagtcTAATAAATTAAAAGGGTCATACTAAGTACTAATGTGTTTCCAAAACATTAGTTAGAGaattaaaaatgagaaatttaatattaaaaataatatattttatattttaaaattattgaataCACGTGTTTTaagataattatatattatatttgacTTTCTTAATTAGTGGTGTCTCTGGATCAGACACTATagttaacattttttaattaaaatgtcaTCATTTAACAcattaagataaataaataggaCCACATTCGAACTCTAACTCCTAAATATTATAATATCTCACATTTATTTAGCACTTAAATACCTcgaaattaatataattatgaATTTATCTTCTTTTCTCCTCCCTTCccatataaatttaatttataattaataggGATTTAGTAAATATTTTTTGACATGAAATTAAGAACATgaaattatgaaaatgaaattaattattaattattcttGATATATAAGTGTTAAAGTATGTATTTTTGCTTATACTTAAGTTTAAATAGAGTaactaatatataatatattgtaTCACATAAGTGATAAATGTTAGGTCATGAGCAAGCATGATTATCCcattgaactttgaaaaatcacataaaaaaattaaatattacatcttaattcataattttaaaatattaggtatataaaatataaatcgtCTTATTTATATGTTGTTTAGTATCCAATTTTTTATCTAACGTGAGATTTTTATTCACACTTGATCATATGCTATATGTTTTGTCCCATTAATCACTTGGCATGACTGATCCTTGTCTAgtgcatattaaaaaatatattttgaaagaaaataatctcttaaataaatttcaattatttcgAGAgagtataaaaatattttatttgctagaaaatagaaattaacATATGGTAACCATTTTTTTCTCCAATTTCATTTCCTTTTGATTTTCCACTAAATTAAGCAAAACACATGCACATATGAATGGTGTATATTATAACACGTTCAAAATCCACTCATGAAAAGATTGCTTCATAAGTAATTTCCAAAAATTAATACTACCACAAAAcaactaagaaaaaaaaataccatgATTGGAAATTAGACTAATTCATGTGTGTGTGAGTGTGTTTTCTATAATAACAACAAACCCACATGAACTGTCTCCCACTCCATgcttagctcaactagttagAGATATGGGTACCATGTCACCATGTTTACCAATCTTGCATACTTTTTAATGATGGAAGAATGTGAGAGATTGGTTGGACGGTTTTCTCTTGCTAATTATGAATGTGGAGATTAAAAAAGGATGTGcactattaatttattttttttcctccaataggaaaaaaagaaaagaaattaaattaaagtagGTAAAAAACACAATTGGAGTTTCAAAGAGTTATAATGGCGCCAGAATATGATTCATCAACGAGAATCCGGATTTTTGCTTAAATAGAAAGTTGATGTAGAGTGTTCCGGACCTACTTTTCTGTATTAGTACAATAAGCACTTCCAATAATGCATTGTCGGCCATGGGGACAGAAGTTAGGTCACCCATAATTGAtgatcaaccaaaaaaaataaaataaattaggaaATGAATACGACAACTTCAATTGAATTGTGTTTGTATTTAAAACTGTTTTTTGATTTAGATAAATTAAATGGCAAAAAACTGAACAAAAATTGTACGTAATTTttaatcaatcgttagttggtacACTGATGATTGACATTGAACTTAGTAgtgaggatcacggttcgatccccacaactgcgattgAAATGAGACTGAAATCACTTAATACCAAAACTGACTCATGAATTAGATTAGACGGTCTAGTGGACCAGATACTGATGATACTATATTTAACTTTGTGTCTACTATACAAGACAAAATGTTGTTTTATaccataaaaatttatttgtgttattctgttttgtattgttctattcggcatttacatttttttttaacatgtatTCTTAGAATAATAGAAGTTAAGGaaactaaaattaataattttaatttattttaaaaattgaataccACTTTCCCACTCAACatttatattgatttttcttaatttttttatccttaaaacactagttagcattttttaataaataatcacaaaataaatttgttgaGGAATAGCTTATTTTATTAAACCGTTCAATCTTTTGACGGAATTAATTGTAGATTAATTCGTGTCCATGTattattaaacaaaattttatttttgacaaaattaaacaaatttaattattcACCTAATTTTTTGTCATGAACATACGCGTTAGTGcacacaaatttaattttttgcttGGTTAGCATGCATGTCTGTCTTGACTATTTTATTTGGTTCGAATTAATTAGTAATTTTCATATGGTAAGACCACACAAGTACAGTATTGATTAAGATTATCTAAGAATACAGTTGCAACTTCTTTTGGCgttaataaatttgtttaatttttttgtcaaaagaaaaattgtttaatttttggcTGGTAAAATGAAAAATTCTCCGCGTTGGAAATGTGATGTCAATGTTGACGGGCAATCTTTGAATGGAAATTTTGTTGGAATTAACTTGAAAAAGATTAATTATATGACTGATTAAATGTgggcagttttttttttttacaaacccTTTGATTGCAGGAGAAAAGGGTCCTAATAATAAGTTAAATTTGTTCCCATTAAAATTAAACTCGAATTCTTTTAAACGATTTGTCTTAAAAAGAGTTAACTAATCGCTTGAGttcaataattttgttatatcaaagaataacaataacaatcaaTCATTAGTTGTTAATGATGTTCATGTTTAATCTTCCTAACTGCAATTGAGAGGAGGTTGAAACAACTTGATGTCAGAATAACTGCCGAACCAAATTAGACAATCTAATAGACCAgatactgatggtgaaaaaaaaaaaaaaaactataatggAATACATTATTGGTGCACCtgaatttaatttcaattcCATCGATAACAAGGTCAAAGAAGAAAGAGctcaaacaaaatcttcataATCATATGATCTCGTGTCTTTTTTCCCTTTTTGTGTTAGGTGTGAAACACAAATTATATATCTTTGCGTGTACAAATATAGGTGATTATTCAATATGATCTCGTTTAATCTTCTTTATTAATCTCTTGGTCCTAAAATGTGGCTCGTAAAAGTCCTAATATATGAGCAATTGAGACAAATTTTGTCCTTTGAGTAGtcaattttttgaaggaaaatgctACATACAGCGAATTATTTATCACGAAGCCTCATCGCGAATGACGTGTCTCCAATTTCTGTTTCTATCCTTCTCTGTCCAACACTCCTAtgcttgttttttattttcttctaattttcatATCTCTTCAACATTACCTATCTCTTCTTCTCACTAAACATTCATCAAGTAAAGCTCCTGGTTTTGTTTTCCATCAGGATAAACTCATTTttatcactaaaattggcaacaCTACGATTACAAAATGAAGGTTTCTTATTCAAAGACAAGTGTAAATATGGTTcggaattaaaaacaaaataaaaaaaatgaagaaattgtTGTTGATCTGCCTAACAAACTCTACTGATCTGTAATAAGAACCAATTTCCGATTCACAAGTGATTAAAAATTGGAATTGTTTTGAGCTTTTCTTGAATTAAAACATTTATAATTACAAGTCTCGTGAACTCTCTCAGTTTTGATCCTATTTGTTCCTTGAAATCTTGAAACATATCTGGTGTAGTTAAATCTTTGTGTGTGTAAAATCTGGTATTGCTTGTTCTAATATGTGCTTTATAGGAGTGATGAGCATATTTAGAGGATT encodes:
- the LOC123921010 gene encoding homeobox-leucine zipper protein HAT22-like, with the translated sequence MGLNNQDASNNPSLQLILGLALTLTKQDTPPSSNNVVTKPYSSSNNNNYETEPSLTLGLSTKSYYEEPLDFSTQTNSPHHSVVSASFSSGRVKRERDVSSELEMETTEIERVSSRISDEDEDGATAARKKLRLTKDQSAMLEESFKQHSTLNPKQKQALARELNLTPRQVEVWFQNRRARTKLKQTEVDCEFLKKCCETLTDENRRLQKEVQELKALKLAQPLYMPMPAATLSMCPSCERLGGGGGGGVNGGSSNKNNFSMAPKPHFYNPFTNSSAAC